A window of Nitratireductor kimnyeongensis genomic DNA:
GCCGGTGTTTCGCACAAAACTGTGGTGACGCCGGATTTCACGCGCTCGTCGGTGTGATTGCCGACCGTGAGCCCCGCCACATCGGTGATCAGGTTTCTGGGCCCCCTGCGCCACATCACTCGACCTCCTGAAACGTCTGCCCATCGAAGCGGAACAGCCGGTAAAGGGGTTGCTTCAGATCGCCTTTCTCGTCGAAGGAATAGGGTCCGAGCGCTGTCTGAAACGTGCCGGACTGGAGCGCTTCGGCGATGGGGCCGGATCCGGAACGAAGTGCGGCGACCGCGAGTTCGGTGGCTGCGAAGGCGGGCAGTACGTATCCGTCGGGAACAATGTCCGCCTCTTCGAGGGCGCTTCTGGCAGTCTCGGTGGCGATGTCGGCCCACCGTGGCAAGCCGATCATCAGCGTACCATCCGCAAGCGGCATGGCGCTCTCCTCCGCGCGCAATGCTTCGCCGCCGGCAATGACCAGATCGTACTCCATGCCTGCAGCGTCGCGCGCCAGAATGGCGATATCGCTGCGATCACCACCCACGAACACGTGGGTCGCGCCCGAGCGGTTCAGGCGGCCGGCCAAGGCGATCTGATTGTCGAGCTGCGGGCGGAACGTGTCGATGAAGACGGGCTTGAGCTCCTGCAACTCGGCTGTCGCACGCAGATTTTCCGCCAATTCGCGCCCGTAGATGGTTCCATCGTCCACAATGGCAAAAAACGCATCGCGCCAGCGAGGCAAGAGAAGCCGAGCCACCGCATCGCGCTCCGCGTCAGCGCGTGGCGCTGTGCGAAAAACGGGCCAGCCAGTACGTTCGCGTTGATCGGTCAGCGTTGCGGTGCGCACCCCGGGCGTGATGACCGGAATGCCGGCTTCCGCGAAGAGAGGCAGCGCAGCGTCGATGGCGTCTGTGCAAAGAAAGCCCACGACCACTGATACATTCTGATCGATGAGCGAGCGGGCGGCGGCCTCCCCACCTTCGGTGCTGCACTGCGTATCGGCCTCGATGATCCGGGCATTCAGCGTTTGGGCTGCCTTGCGCGCGCCATCGCGCATCTGCCGTCCAAGCAACTCGAAACTGTCGGTCAACGGCGCGGCCAGCCCGACAACCGGCTCCTGCGCATGGGCGGCAGGCAGGCTAAAGGCAGCAAGGCTGCAACAGATAAAAAAGGCCAAGCAACGCATATCGTGGTTCAGTTACCCGTTTGACGGTCACGCAGTAGCATGGGAATCAGCCTGCCGGCATCAGACCTTAACCGCAAAGCTGCTGAACTGGTAAATAACTGTGTCATAAAGCACTTCCGGCAATAAGCTTCTGCACGAGATGTTTGCTGACGTACCGCTTTTTTCTGTTTTTGCACTGTCGGGTATCGGGGCTCCTTGGTAAGGCTTTGGATATTTCCTATATCGCGCATGAGAGTTGAGAAGAGTTGACTGTGCTAAAGACCAACGAGATCGAACCACGCCACTACCGCGATGCCATGGCCCGTTTTGCAGGAGCCGTGCACGTGGTCACGACGGATGGGCCGGCGGGCAAGCGCGGCGTGACGGCCATCGCGGCCTGTTCGGTTTCGGACAATCCGCCCACGGTGCTGGTCTGTCTCAACCGTGAAAACCCGAACAATGACAGCTTTGCAAAGAATGGTGTGTTCGCGCTCAATACACTGACGGCGGATCATCAGGATCTGTCCAATGCCTTTTCGGGACTGACCGGGCTTTCGCCCGAAGAGCGCTTTGCGCTGGCTGAGTGGGACACAATCGCCACCGGTGCTCCCACCCTTCCCGACGCGCTTGCCGTTTTCGACTGCCATGTGGTGAAGACGGTGGAGCTCGGGACGCACCGGGTGTATTTCGGCCATGTTGCAGGCCTCAGCATCGGCGACAAATCGAGCCCGCTCCTCTACCATGAACGAGGCTACCGGGTATTGTAGCCCTACACCCTTTCGGGAAAACTGGGGGAATGATGGCCCAAACGAGCTCACGCGGCCTGCCGCAATCCATCGATGAAACACTGGCGCTTCTGACAGACGGTGGCTACGTGGCCGACCGCTCGCTTGCCACAGTGCTTTATCTCAGCCTGACGATGCAGCGCCCGCTGTTTCTGGAAGGCGAGGCGGGTGTGGGCAAGACCGAGATCGCCAAGGTGCTTGCCGACCGGCTGGGCCGAAAGCTGATCCGATTGCAATGCTATGAGGGACTCGACGTTTCCTCTGCCGTTTATGAGTGGAACTATGCGGCACAGATGATCGAGATCCGCATGGCCGAAGCATCAGGCATTCATGACCGTTCGGAAATGGAAAGCGGTGTCTTTTCGGAGAAGTATCTGATCCGCCGTCCGGTTCTGGAAGCGCTGGAAAGCAGCATCGACGGACCGCCGATCTTCCTGATCGATGAACTCGACCGGGCAGATGAGGCATTCGAGGCCTATCTTCTGGAAGTGCTTTCCGACTTCCAGGTCAGCGTGCCGGAACTGGGCACGATCAAAGCTACCGAACCGCCGATAGTCGTCATCACCACCAACCGCACACGCGAGATCCACGACGCGCTGAAGCGACGCTGTCTTTATCATTGGGTCGATTATCCGGACGCGCAGCGCGAGCTCGAGATTTTGGCCAGGAAGGTGCCGGACGCCAATGCGACGCTTGCAAAACAGATCGTGGTGTTCGTGCAGAAACTGCGTGAGCTCGATCTCTTCAAGGCACCGGGCGTCGCAGAAACCATCGATTGGGCAATGGCACTGACGGCGCTCGGCAAGGAAACACTTGATGCCGAAACCGTGTCCGACACGATGGGCGTGCTCTTGAAGTACCAGGACGATATCGTTCGGATGGAAGAGGGCGAGGGTGTTCGGGTTCTGCAAGAGGTGAGGGTCGGCTGAATGGCCGCTGCGCCGTCAACGCCCTATGAAACCCTGCCGAAACCGGGAGGCGCGCAACTGGCAGGCCGCATTGTGGGCTTTGCCCGCATGCTTCGTCGTGCGGGACTCAGAATCGGACCGGCAGCGGTGATGGATGCGGTGCGCGCCGTGCTTGCAGTGGGGATCGAGAATCGCCTGGATTTCTACTGGACATTGCATTCCACCATGATTTCACGGCGCGAGGACCACGCCGTGTTCGATTCCGTGTTCCGCCTTTATTGGGCGCGCCGGAAGGAACGGGAAGACGCAGAAGACGTTGCGGATGGCGAGGATACGGAGGTGTTGCGCGAGAAAAAGCGCGCCGGCGACCGCCGCGCCGAAGATGCTCTCGATGAGGAACGGCGCGCGATCATCAAGAAGCGCCCGGAGTTCGAACTCGATGCCCGCCTGTCGTTCACCGCGATGGAAGTGCTGCGCGGCAAGGATTTTGCCCAGATGTCGGCCGCTGAACTGGCCGAAGCTCGCCTTGCGATGCGCGACCTTACTCTGCCGTTCGACCGTGTGGCGACGCGGCGTTTCCGGCCGGACCCGCACGGGGCAAGGATCGACCCGCATGCCATGCTGCGGGCGAGCCTGCGCACGGGCGGCGACCTGATCCTGCCAAAATTCCGCTCGCCGCGCGAGATCGCGCCGCCGCTGGTGGCCTTGGTCGATATTTCCGGATCGATGAGCCAGTATTCGCGCATTTTTCTGCATTTTCTCCATGCGCTGACGGAGAAACGCCGCCGCGTTCACAGTTTCACTTTCGGCACGCGGCTGACCAACATCACGCGTGCCCTCAGCCGTCGCGATCCTGACGAGGCTATGGACGAAGCTTCGGGCACCGTGCGCGACTGGTCAGGCGGCACGCGGATCGGAACCGTGCTGGGCGATTTCAACCGGCTGTGGTCACGCCGGGTTCTGGGGCAGGGCGCCATCGTGCTTTTGATCACCGACGGGCTGGAGCGCGACCATATCGAGGTTCTGTCGCGCGAGATGGAGCGGCTTTCGAAATCGTGCCGGCGGCTCATCTGGCTGAACCCGCTGCTGGGGTTCGATGGGTTCGAGCCGCGCGCACGCGGCATGCGCGCCATGCTGCCGCATGTGGATGAGCTGCGGCCCGTACACTCGCTCGATGCGCTGGGCGATCTCGTGGCTGCGCTGACGGCACCGGCCCGTGGCGGGGACTTGGCACGGCACTTCCAGCGTGCCCATATGAGAGGCGGGAGAAACGCCAATGTCTGATCTTGTGCAAAGAGACCACGCGCGCGATCCGCTGATGATCGCGGAGGAATGGATGCGCGCCGGCCGCGATGTGGCGATTGCCACAGTGGTGGAAACCTGGGGCTCTGCGCCCCGGCCCGTGGGAAGCCATCTGGTGATCGACACGGAAGGCAATTTCGAAGGATCCGTTTCGGGTGGCTGCGTCGAAGGCGCGGTGGTGGCGGAAGCCGCTGACGTGCTCGCGGAGGGCAAGCCGCGCATGCTGGAATTCGGTGTGGCCGACGAGACCGCCTGGGAGGTGGGCCTTTCCTGCGGCGGGCGCATTCGCGTCTTTGTGGAGAGGCTTGGTTAGTGGACCCGCATTCGCTGAAGAAACTGAACGCGCTGCGGCGCGAGCGCAACGCCGCGATACTGCTGACGGATCTGGGCGACGGGCGCGACCGGGTGATCGGCGAGGGCGATGCGGTGGCAGGCACGTTGGGAGAAGCCGTGGCCCGCGCCTTCCGTTCGGGAAAATCCGGCGTGGCGGAGGTCGACGGTCGGCAATTTTTCCTGAACGTGCATCTGCCCGCACCGCGTCTCGTGGTGATCGGCGCGGTGCATATCAGCCAGGCGCTGGCACCGATGGCGAAGATCGCCGGGTTTGACCTGACGATCATCGACCCGCGCACCGCCTTTGCCTCGCCGGAGCGGTTTCCGGATGTGGCGCTTCACGCCGAATGGCCGGATGAAGCGCTGGCCCGCCAGCCGCTCGACGCCTATACGGCGCTGGCAGCCCTGACCCATGATCCGAAAATCGATGACCCGGCCCTGAAGGCTGCCTTCGAGGCGGAGTGTTTCTATATCGGAGCGCTGGGGAGCCGGAAGACCCATGCCAAGCGCGTGGAGCGGCTGATCGATCTTGGCGTTGCAGGTGAGATGCTGGAGCGGATCGACGCACCCATCGGGCTCGATATAGGAGCGGCGACGCCAGCCGAGATCGCCGTGGCGGTGCTTGGCTCGGTGATCCGGGCGCTGCGGACGCGCGGGCTCGATGGTGGGGGGCTCCCGTCGTGAAATTCGGGCCGATATCCATCGAGGAGGCGGAGGGCGCGGTGCTCGCGCATTCGACGATGGCCGGTGAGACGAGGCTGCGCAAGGCGCACCGGCTGACGAGAGAAGACATCGCCCTTCTTCGGGCCGAGGGTATCTCGACCGTGATTGCGGCCAAGCTCGAGCCTGGCGATCTGGACGAGGATCAGGCGGCGGAAAGCCTGGCGAAACGTCTGGTGATGGATGGCATCGTCGCCCGTGCGCCGTCGACCGGGCGCGTCAATCTTTTTGCCGAGAGGTCAGGTCTTTTCATTGTCGACAGGGGATCTGTTGACCGGCTTAACGCTGTTGACCCGGCAATAACGCTCGCCACGCTGCCAGACTACAGCCCGGTGGTCGAAGGGCAGATGGTGGCAACGGTGAAGATCATCCCCTTCGCGGTGTCGGGCGAGCGGCTGGACAGCGCGATGAAGACGATCCGATCGAACGTGTTTCGTTTGGCGCCGTTCAGGCCGCACGCAGTCGGTGTGGTGCAGACGGCGCTACCGAGCCTGAAGGACAGCGTGCTCGACAAGACGGCGCGGATCACGGGCGAGCGGCTGGCGCGCTCGGGAAGCCGCGTGACGCGCGAGCTTCGCCCCGCCCATGAGACCGATGCGGTGGCGCGCGCGCTCCATGCGCTCAAGGATGAAAGCGACATGCTGCTCATCTTTGGTGCGTCGGCGGTGTGCGATGCGGACGATGTGATCCCTGCTGCGATCCGCAAGGCGGGCGGTACGGTGGAGCGGGTCGGCATGCCGGTCGATCCGGGCAATCTTCTGGTGCTGGGCACGATTGAAGGCAAGCCGGTGATCGGCGCGCCCGGGTGCGCTCGCAGCCCGAAAACGAACGGCTTCGACTGGGTGCTGGATCGGCTGATGGCGGGGCTTGGCGTTTCATCGGCGGACATTTCCGGCATGGGCGTTGGCGGGCTTCTTGCCGAAATCCCGACACGGCCGCAGCCGCGTGAGGGAAAGGGCCCGACGCGCGAGCCTGTCGTGTGGGGCGTACTTCTGGCGGCGGGACAATCGCGCCGCATGGGCAAACACAACAAACTTCTGGCCTCATTTGACGGTTTGCCGCTGGTGCGGCGGACCGGCGCAACACTGGCGCAGGCCCGCGTGAATGGCGCTGTGGCGGTGCTTGGACATGAAGCGGAACGGGTGGGCGCGGCGCTCGACGGACTCGGGCTGGGACTTGCAACCAACGAGGCCTATGGAGAGGGGCTCTCCACTTCGCTCAAGACCGGCATCGCGGCACTGCCGGAAGAGGCTGCCGGCGCGCTGATCATGCTGGCCGACATGCCGCAGATCGGAACGGACGACCTCGACCGGCTCGTGGACGCGTTTGTGAAGGCGGGCGGGAAGGCAGTGGTGCGGGCTACACACAATGGCAAGCGCGGGAATCCGGTGATACTGCCGCGCACACTCTTTGCCGAGGTGGCGCGGCTTGAAGGCGACACGGGCGCAAGGCATGTGGTGGAGGAGGGGCTGGTTTCGGTGATCGATGTGGAGATCGGCGGTGCGGCGCATCTCGACGTGGATACCCCGGAGGTCCTCAAGAAAGCGGGCGGCGTGTTGAATCAATGAGTTCCGTTTTCACTGCAAAGTCTTGTTTCCTTGTTCTTTTCGCCCTTCTTAGGGTGGCGGAAGCGCAGGCCTTCGAGCTTGCTTCGCACAAGGATCGGCTCTTTGCCTATCCAGGGGTGCTGTCATCGAGCGATGGCGGCGCTTACCGCGTCGTAGACTATCAGGAAATGCGGGACATCAACGGCCGTGATGCGGTGCCGGAACGACAGGTAGAGGGGCGGTACGTCTCCACGGGCGTGCGGCGCGCCCAGCAGGAACTGGCGATGAAAACGGAAGCGGGCACACTGCGCTTTTTTGCCGTCGGCAAAACCAGCGGCGCGAGCGCAATCGTGATCTATCTGCACGGGCAGGGCGGCAATCGCCGGCAGGGGGTGAACGATTTAACCTTCGGCGGGAACTTCAACCGCATCAAGAACCTGATGGTGAAGAGCGGCGGGCTCTATCTTTCACCCGACGTCGCGGATTTCGAAGCAAATGGCAAACGGCAGATCGCGGCGCTGATCTCCCATTACGCGGCCGCTTCGCCGGACGCGCCCGTGTTTGTCGCATGTGGCTCGATGGGCGGTGTCCAGTGCTGGTGGCTGGCGGAAGATGCTTCGATGGTGGAACGGCTGGGCGGGCTGATGCTGCTCGGCTCCCTGTGGCATGAGGCGTTTCTCAAAAGCCCGGCCTTCGCCGCCCGCGTGCCGGTCTTCTTTGGTCACGGCAGCAATGATCGCGTGTTTCCGGTCGAGCGGCAGGAGGAGTTTTTCAGGAAAATTCGTTCCGTAGCAAAGGGTTATCCTGCCCGCTTCGTGCGCTTCGAGACCGGGACGCATGGCACGCCCATCCGCATGACCGACTGGCGCGAAACGCTGAACTGGATGCTCGCCCAACGCTGAGCGGCACCTCAGGGGCCTGTATGATAGTCGAGTACGGTGATCGGATCCTGTTCGCCGTCATAGGACGCGTCGACATCGTAGCGCACGAGGGTGAAGGTCCCTTCCCGGAAGATCCAGGTTCCTGATGAAAAGGCGTCGCCAAGACCGCGCCACTTGTTGTAGCTGGTTAGCGTCAATGTATCGGGATCATAGTCGGAGTTCACGAGCGTGGCGTCGGCGGTATAGCCGACAATGCGGACATCCTCCACGTCGCCTTCGGGATCGCCATCCACATATTGAACGCTGGTTTCCGGAACTGCGAATTGCAACGGGGCGAGCCCGCCATGCTCATCCGCCAGAATATAGGCGTGTGTCTCGTTATAGGCACCGCTTCCGCAATAGAAGCGAAAGAGCCGGGCCTCGTGTTTCGGGGTGTCGAGGCTTTCGTGGGAATAGTTGAAGGCGATGGTGTGGCTTTCAACCTGGTCTTCCCTGTCGCGCTCAAGCGCCTGGGGGCACTCGGTCCCATGGACGGAGGCAAAGAGCGTCCTGGCCTTTTCCAGAACCGTATCGGTTGTGTCGGGTGCGCCCTCGCCGCAGCTGGCCGGCAGAGCGTCGGCCAGTTCGCCGGTGGCCGGCTTCATCTGCGCATTCTCGATGTGAAGCGGGTTGTAGGGCGTTCCCTGTATCTGCGGGTTTGCAAGGCGCAGTGTATAGCAGCCGGCAAATACCCGTTCGCCGCCATCGCTGGCCCGTGCGCGGATGGCGACGGGGAGCGCATAGATGCTGCTGCCGGCCGCACCCTCCGACGTGGCGGTTCCGGTGAGGAGGGAGACGTGGTCGGTGTCTGCATAGCCTTCGGCGTAGGCATTGAGACTGGTAGCCGGGGGCGTTGCGAAATAGTCGTAGGCGCGGGCGTATTCCTTGCGGTTGATCGCGTTGTAAAGCGATTGCAACAGGGCCTGCGGTGTCGACCGGTCGTCCAGATAGGGGCCGTCCTGGGCGAGGGCCGGTGCGTGGAAGACAGCAAGAAGGGCGGCGGTCGTGAATACGGGTTTCATCAGGGCCTCCTCGGCTCGAAACGGCTCGCAGGGTAATGCGGGAAACAACGATTCGCACAGATACTATCGTTCGAACATTGCCCAGAATGTGATCGTGCGGATGGGCCAGACGTGCATTTCCGAAATGATTCAAATAGACTTGGTCAAATCGGGAGTTTCTTAACCGCCACCCGCTAAGGGTGCATGCAGTGCGGTGAGGATGTTTGGATCTCCCGCACCGGCGGGAGAGGCGGTATGGCCATCGGGAGAAGCCGCGATTTTGCGGCATTGCTTGATGAATTGATCGACGAAGATGCGCGGAATGCAGGCGGATCGCCGGCAACGCTCCATTCTCTCGATTATCTGTCGGTGGCCGAGGAACTGCATTCGGGGCGGATCAATTTCACAGACCGACGGGCAGAAGCCGAATATGGAATGCACCAGTCGGCGCCGCCAAGAAGACGCGCCGACCAAGCCAAGACCGTGAAGACGGAGCCACCGGTCGCCATGCCTCTTGCGACCGATCCGGACGAGATCGCCCGTGAGCTGGGGCTGGGCAGAACGACCGATCCCAAAGTGCTTGACCGGCTGCGACGCGATTTTGCCTTTCGCAATCACCCGGACCGTGTACCTGCTCATCTGCGTGCCAACGCGATGACGCGCATGCAGGTGGCGAACATGCTGATCGATGAGGCGAAACGTGGAAAGATCAAGCCGCAGGGGGCCGGTGAAGCCAGGGCATGAGGCGGTCGCGCCTTAGCCAGCGCACGTAGAGCAGCACTGATACGATAGCGAGGCCGCTCACGAGGCCGATCCAGATGCCCGGGCCATTCATACCCAGCACGAAGGCGAGGACCACGCTCGATGTCATGCCAAGCCCCCAATAGCCCAGCAATGAGTAGATCATGGGCACTTTCGTGTCATGGAGGCCACGCAACATTCCCGCGGCGAGCGCCTGTGCGCCGTCGAAAACCTGAAACAGGCCGGCAAGGGCCAGGAATGTGACTGCAAGGGCGATGACCTCTGCATTCTCAGGCAGGTCGAGGTCGAGGAAAGCCCCGATGAGCGGTCGAGGCAGTGTGACCATGATGACGGCCATCAACGCCATGAAGCCAACCCCCATGACGAAGGCAGTCCAACCGGCACGGGTGATCGCGTCGAGGTTTTGTGCGCCGAAGGCCCTGCCAACGCGGACGGTTGCCGCCTGGGCAAGTCCCATGGGAACCATGAAGGTGATGGACGAAATCTGGATGGCGATGGCGTGGGCGGCCAGTGCGGGCCCGCTGATCAGCCCCATCAGAAGGGCTGCCGCGTTGAAGATCGTGACCTCGAAGGTCATGGAGCCGGCGATCGGCAGGCCGAGGCGGATCAATTCAAAGAACCGGGGCCAATCGGGGCGCCAGAAACGGCCAAAAAGCTGATAGCGGCGAAACTGGCGCTCGAGCGAAACGACCAGTGCCAGGCCGAAGAACATGAGCGCGCTTGAAAGCGTGGTGGCGATGCCGGAGCCGGGCACGCCAAGTGCCGGAAAGCCGAGATTGCCGAACATCAGGCACCAGTTCGCCAGAACATTGAACGCCACCATGAGGAACATGATGGTGAGCGCCCAGCCAGGCCGCTCCAGAGCCGAGATGAAGGAACGCAGAACGATGTAGCCGAAAAAGGGCAGGGCGGCCCATTGGAGCGTTCGCACATAACTGCCAGCAACGCCGGCAAGCGACGGGTCCTGCCCCATCCACAACAGGACCCGCTCGGCCTGCCACAGAAGCAGCCAGATCGGGATGGAGACGGCAATGGCCAGCCAAAGCCCCTGCCGCACGGTGCGTCTGACATCGCGCAGGGAATGGAGCTTGCGACCAAGGGCGCTCGCTATCATGGGAGAGGTGGCCAGCAAAAGGCCAAGACCGAATATGAGCGGGGCGAAATAGAGATTGTAGCCGAGTGTTCCCGCCGCCAGCGCTTCGGGTCCAAGTCGCCCCATCATCATGACGTCGGTCGTGGTCATGGCGATCTGCGCCAGATTGGTGAGCACCATTGGCCATGAGAGCGCCAACATTGCACGCGCTTCCGCAATCCAAGGATTGGCCGGCGTGGAAACGCCGGAAGCAATGGCTGCCATGTCGTCTACCCCTTGCAGCAGACGGAACACTCAACGCCTGCCGAAATCACACGCGGAAGGAGGATGCCTTCGGCGCAAAAGTGCTTTTAGCGGGCATTGCCTGTCAGGCAAGCCGGATTGTTTGGACCAGTGGCTCTCAATCGCGCCGGCGCCGGGTTTTGCGTGTTGCGGTCGCTGCACCGCTTTCGGATGCGGGCTTGTTGCGCATGGGGCCGACACGCGCGACGATCTCTGCGATGTCCGGACGGTTTTCGGGCTCTTTGTGGCCATCCAGAGCAGTGCGCATGGCCGCCAGATGCTCGAAGGAGGTGCCGCAGCAGCCGCCGATGATCTTTGCGCCACCATCGACGGCAAGCCGCACATATTCGCTCATCAATTCGGGCGTTCCGGAATAGTGAACCTCGGTGCCGCGAAATTCCGGAATGCCGCAATTGCCCTTGATGACCACCGTTGCGTCGGGCCGCGCTTCGGTCATGTCCAGAAGGGATGCCAGAATGTCGGGCGCGCCAACGCCGCAATTCGCACCGACGGCGACCGGTCCCCTGGGCAGCGCATCGACAACGGTGTGAATGTCTTTCGGCGCGAGCCCCATCATGGTGCGGCCGGCCGTGTCGAAGGAACCGGTATAGGTGTAGGGAAGGCCGACCCGGATCGCGGCCTCGGCTGCCGCGCGGATCTCGTCGGGCGCGGACATGGTTTCGATCCATGCCACTTCCGCGCCGCCCGCCTTGAGCCCTTCCATCTGTTCGGTGAAGGCGTCCACCGCCTCCTCATAGGTGAGCGCGCCGAGCGGCACCAGGAGCTCGCCCGTGGGGCCGACGGAGCCTGCCACGATAACGCGGCGTCCTGCCTTGCCGGCGATGCGGCAGGCAATCTCGGCGGCCTTGCGGTTCAATTCGTGGACACGGTCCTGTGCGTTGTGCAGTTTGAGCCGGTGGCGTGTGCCGCCAAAGGAATTGGTGAGGATGATGTCGGCGCCGGCATCGACGAAGCCCTGGTGCAGGGCCTCGATCTTTTCAGGCGCGTCTTCGTTCCAGAGCTCCGGCGCTTCGCCCGATTCGAGCCCCATGGCAAAGAGATTGGTGCCGGTTGCCCCATCGGCAAGGAGCACGCCGCGTTCCGCAAGCAGAGCATCGATGGGATTTGTGGTGGCCGGGGACTGCATGGGCGCGCCTTCCATTCGGGCGAGGCTTCGATATGGGGAAAGGATATAAAGAAATCTTTATGTCCGTCAATCCGCCATCCTCATCCAAGCCGAAGGCTTTTGACAAACCCGGCTGCCTCATGGGCATTGATCTCGGCATCGCGGATAAGCCCGTCAAAATGCCGGGTCAAGCGCTGAAGGGAGCCGGTGGAGCTGATCACAAGATACATGCCGCCCATGTAGAGAGCCGCGCGATAGGGCCCGAAGATGGTGTAGGGCGCGGAGTAGCGGCGGCGCCCATCGAACAGGAAAAGGCGGAACGTGGGGTAGAGATCGTCGAGCAGGCGCGCCATGTGGATGATCTGGTCGGCGCGGACCTGCTCGGGCAGGGTGCGCCACACACCTTCACCCTTGGCGAAAAGCTCCAGGGTATGCCGGGGCATGCAGACCTCCATGTCGGTCTCGGGCCGGCGATTGTAATCGACGCGATACCGGGCTTCGCTGATTTGTGTGTCGCGGCGCTGGGGCATGGCCTCGGCTTCGTAGTGGATCACGGCTTCCGTGCGCAGAAGATCGGGAATGCCCGAGGGCACATAGCGGATCTTGGTGCCGACGGCTTCGGCATGCCATCTGGCAAGCATCGTGTCGTCGAACCCGCCCTGAGCCTCGGCGATTTCAAGGCTTTCGCGCAGGTCGCCGGTGATGCCCTCGTCCTGACTGAGGCCGAGCAGCCAGTCGAGTGACACCTTGTGTTCGGCTGCAATGTTGATGAGCGTCTCGGCGCGCGGAAGCCGCGTGGACGCGCCGGAAAGAAGCTGGGAGAGGGCGGAGCGGTCTATGCCAACGGCTGCGGCGAAGGCCGACTGGTTGAGGCCGGAGCGCTGGAGCAGGATTCTCAGGCGATCACGGAATGTGTCGGAAAGATCGCGCTTGTCGATAATGACCTTCTCCATCGCACCTATCAACGAATGATGACTTTAGTAAACAAATGCGATGATAAGTGTGCAAAGTCAACGGATTGTGCGCTTTCTCGCATTGCGTGTGTTTCGGCCTACTGACAGAATCCTGTCAGGATCAAAAACGCGCTGCCGTGGTGGCCTGACGGGCTTGGGGGGTGGCGCAGAACCGGAAAACCGATGAATAAAACGACCAGACGCCGGGGCACGCGCTCTGTGGCCGTGGAATGGCCGACGCTTGCCCTGATTTTCGCCTGTTACGGGGGATGGGCGGCAGCGGGTTTTTTGCTCTGGCCTCACTGGCCGCTCGCAGCACTGGCACTGCTGACATTGACGATTGCCCTGCAGAGTTCGCTCATGCATGAATGCCTGCACGGGCATCCAACGCGCTCGGCGGCGATCAATGAAGCGCTGGTGTTCCTGCCCATCGGGCTTGTCTATCCCTATCGCCGGTTCAAGGCGCTGCACCTGCGCCATCACGCGGATGAACGGCTGACCGATCCTTTCGAGGATCCGGAGAGCCACTACAGGGCTCTTTGGCAATATGAGGAAATGCCCGTCTGGGCGCAGCGCCTCCTGACAATCAACAACACGATGCTGGGCCGGTTCGTACTTGGACCGGTGATCATGAATGCCGGCTTTCTGGTTTCGGAATGGAGGCTGGCCGGCGAGAATGCGCGCGGAGTGCGGAAGGCCTGGTTGCTGCATGGGTTGGGGCTGGTCATTGTTCTGACCATCATTGGCTACGGGTTCGATATGCCGCTGTGGCTTTATGGTCTCCTACCGGCCTGGCTCGGACAGTCGCTGATTTCGGTCCGAACCTTTGCCGAGCATCAATGGTCGGAACGGCCGGACGGGCGCACCATC
This region includes:
- a CDS encoding MATE family efflux transporter; its protein translation is MAAIASGVSTPANPWIAEARAMLALSWPMVLTNLAQIAMTTTDVMMMGRLGPEALAAGTLGYNLYFAPLIFGLGLLLATSPMIASALGRKLHSLRDVRRTVRQGLWLAIAVSIPIWLLLWQAERVLLWMGQDPSLAGVAGSYVRTLQWAALPFFGYIVLRSFISALERPGWALTIMFLMVAFNVLANWCLMFGNLGFPALGVPGSGIATTLSSALMFFGLALVVSLERQFRRYQLFGRFWRPDWPRFFELIRLGLPIAGSMTFEVTIFNAAALLMGLISGPALAAHAIAIQISSITFMVPMGLAQAATVRVGRAFGAQNLDAITRAGWTAFVMGVGFMALMAVIMVTLPRPLIGAFLDLDLPENAEVIALAVTFLALAGLFQVFDGAQALAAGMLRGLHDTKVPMIYSLLGYWGLGMTSSVVLAFVLGMNGPGIWIGLVSGLAIVSVLLYVRWLRRDRLMPWLHRPPAA
- a CDS encoding DUF1176 domain-containing protein; its protein translation is MKPVFTTAALLAVFHAPALAQDGPYLDDRSTPQALLQSLYNAINRKEYARAYDYFATPPATSLNAYAEGYADTDHVSLLTGTATSEGAAGSSIYALPVAIRARASDGGERVFAGCYTLRLANPQIQGTPYNPLHIENAQMKPATGELADALPASCGEGAPDTTDTVLEKARTLFASVHGTECPQALERDREDQVESHTIAFNYSHESLDTPKHEARLFRFYCGSGAYNETHAYILADEHGGLAPLQFAVPETSVQYVDGDPEGDVEDVRIVGYTADATLVNSDYDPDTLTLTSYNKWRGLGDAFSSGTWIFREGTFTLVRYDVDASYDGEQDPITVLDYHTGP
- the bmt gene encoding betaine--homocysteine S-methyltransferase; amino-acid sequence: MQSPATTNPIDALLAERGVLLADGATGTNLFAMGLESGEAPELWNEDAPEKIEALHQGFVDAGADIILTNSFGGTRHRLKLHNAQDRVHELNRKAAEIACRIAGKAGRRVIVAGSVGPTGELLVPLGALTYEEAVDAFTEQMEGLKAGGAEVAWIETMSAPDEIRAAAEAAIRVGLPYTYTGSFDTAGRTMMGLAPKDIHTVVDALPRGPVAVGANCGVGAPDILASLLDMTEARPDATVVIKGNCGIPEFRGTEVHYSGTPELMSEYVRLAVDGGAKIIGGCCGTSFEHLAAMRTALDGHKEPENRPDIAEIVARVGPMRNKPASESGAATATRKTRRRRD
- a CDS encoding alpha/beta hydrolase, producing MSSVFTAKSCFLVLFALLRVAEAQAFELASHKDRLFAYPGVLSSSDGGAYRVVDYQEMRDINGRDAVPERQVEGRYVSTGVRRAQQELAMKTEAGTLRFFAVGKTSGASAIVIYLHGQGGNRRQGVNDLTFGGNFNRIKNLMVKSGGLYLSPDVADFEANGKRQIAALISHYAAASPDAPVFVACGSMGGVQCWWLAEDASMVERLGGLMLLGSLWHEAFLKSPAFAARVPVFFGHGSNDRVFPVERQEEFFRKIRSVAKGYPARFVRFETGTHGTPIRMTDWRETLNWMLAQR
- a CDS encoding NTP transferase domain-containing protein — its product is MKFGPISIEEAEGAVLAHSTMAGETRLRKAHRLTREDIALLRAEGISTVIAAKLEPGDLDEDQAAESLAKRLVMDGIVARAPSTGRVNLFAERSGLFIVDRGSVDRLNAVDPAITLATLPDYSPVVEGQMVATVKIIPFAVSGERLDSAMKTIRSNVFRLAPFRPHAVGVVQTALPSLKDSVLDKTARITGERLARSGSRVTRELRPAHETDAVARALHALKDESDMLLIFGASAVCDADDVIPAAIRKAGGTVERVGMPVDPGNLLVLGTIEGKPVIGAPGCARSPKTNGFDWVLDRLMAGLGVSSADISGMGVGGLLAEIPTRPQPREGKGPTREPVVWGVLLAAGQSRRMGKHNKLLASFDGLPLVRRTGATLAQARVNGAVAVLGHEAERVGAALDGLGLGLATNEAYGEGLSTSLKTGIAALPEEAAGALIMLADMPQIGTDDLDRLVDAFVKAGGKAVVRATHNGKRGNPVILPRTLFAEVARLEGDTGARHVVEEGLVSVIDVEIGGAAHLDVDTPEVLKKAGGVLNQ